In Cicer arietinum cultivar CDC Frontier isolate Library 1 chromosome 7, Cicar.CDCFrontier_v2.0, whole genome shotgun sequence, the genomic window aaatgaatttaaaaatatcatgaTTTCTaccaaataatttttctagaattattaaataaatattaataatttacttattaatttttaaaaaagtcacTTTCGATAATTTCGCTTTAGGCCTTTGATCGACCCTGATCCAAGTCACATCAAATAGTCCAACTATGTATGTTAATGCAATTGCAATCTAAAAATAATGATTGGTGTAGATTAATTAAGCATCAATCACatcaattttatctttatataagATGGCGGAATGAAATGGAATATGTATATATACGGGTGGAAAATAATGACATAAGCTATTTACGGAGtatattatataattgttttcataaactcAACCTTTTGGTTTTTATACAAAACATTCTGTAAAGGGACTCAaaagacaaaatatttaaaaggaaaAAGTTGGATCCAAACAAAACCGAACACAATATAATACTATACTACTCATTTAGGCATTTTCTGGTACAATGAATTCAACTTTAAGAAACATATGAATTTAATCTATATATGCGTATAAAAAATTTTATACCGTTAATTATAACCATTATATCATTATAACCGttatatcattataaatatttgacttttataaaaactacaaagtgattcttataaaaaataattactgtGTCAAACTTTTTACATAGAGTATAGCAAttaaactctatatttaaatatattagagATAAGCTTCTAGAATGAAAAGTTCTTTACCATTTAGAATCTGTGAAATTTGTGTCCAAATTTCAATTCCAAAGGCAAAGAAAGATGCCTCGAGGGACTCTTGAAGTTGTTTTGATCAGCGCTAAAGGCCTTGAAGACAATGATTTTCTCTGTAAGTAATATACTATgcataaaaatgttaaatttagaTATTGCATATGTCAATGATTTTGCCTTTTTCATTGAAATTTCTTCATAAAAAAATGGATCCAAAtgtttgagttttaatttttagatataTTAGTGCTGGTTTGGTGGATCTAGATACTTGTAATAACCAAATTAAACTacacaaaattatttatctaaagTTGGACTGATCTACATATATTTGTTGTTCATAAAGCTTGTTAATTTGAGTCTATTTTTCTTTGATAATAGTTGAATTTGAGATTCAATTGAagtcaatttttctttgatctgattaATGACTATTGACATTATTGACAACTAGTTATAATCATATAATAATGTTGAATTATGAATTTGGTTattcaaattgatcaaaatgGTCCTTTAAAGTTCTGATGATCTTTGTTCTCAATGAGCAGCTAGCATAGATCCTTATGTGATTCTCTCCTTCCGGGCTCAGGAGCACAAGAGTACTGTGCAAGAAGGTGCTTTTCTGACAAACTTAACTTGTAATTTGCTTAGTTGACATTTTGGATCTGTTTCAATTAACTTATTTGAATGCGTAAACACTTATGAGGATGTTTGGAAGAACTTGCGAAAAGCGCTTGTGAAATGtctataaattgtttttaacttattttcaaaaataacttatacataGTCAGTTGTATAATATATAAGtgtttaattaagttgtttgcGAATATTAGGTGCCGGATCCAACCCTCAATGGAATGAGACTTTTCTTTTCACTGTTTCTGACAGTGCTTCTGAGCTCAATCTAAGGATAATGGAAAAGGATAACTTTAACAATGATGATAATCTTGGAGAAGCAATGTGagttaataaaaattttaagtcAAAATCAGTTTTACAGAtcattaaaaaatcaattttttgtcACTGTAATTTCAAACACATACTAAATATACATTGATTTCTATCTATAGAATTCCTTTAGAGGCAGTGTTTGAAGAGGGTAGCCTTGCTGAGAATGCTTACAAACTTGTGAAGGAGCAAGAATATTGTGGAGAGATTAAGGTGGCTCTCACTTTTACACCTGAggtaagtaataaaataatgcTATAGATTATGATTTTCTagcatttatttttcttcataattttttatgcCTATCTTTCTCCCTATTCAAAGTTGCTATCAATTACTTGTTGCAGAGAAATGATGAAGAGGAGACTTGTGGTGGATGGAAAGAATCAACAAGGGACTTTTGAAGTCAATGAAGGATTTacatattttcaagattcataatattctattaaaaaaaaaagtatatcttTTGGGTCCCTTTTGGAATTTTAATCAGTGTGTTTTCTGGTGTGATGATGATGTTCTGGTTTGCTTTTCATCCATTTTGATATAAACTACATTTTGCTTAACACAATATTTTATGCACTAAAGTTTATTCCAGAGCAGCcttattttacctttttttttttttttttatagaattttatGAATCATTTTGGCTAAAAAAgcaaataaactaattaataacCCTTGAGTTTATAACTCAGTGGATCAACTTGCttactaaatttaaaatgtgttGTAAAAACTAACACTTGAATTggttgataaatataaaacgACAAGAAGActatatttatgtaatttttaaaataaactataataTGTATGTGATTAGAAAACAGGACATATTATAGATTTTTTCTAATtggatttttagttttatttaatttaacaaagGGAAAGTAAggataaaaataagagaaataaaataaatactagcatgcataaaaaataaaacatgatgGTATTTTTGTTACGGATTATAACAAAGTTGCCTTCTTTACctattttgatattaatttaacCATTTTTTTACAAGTGATATTAATTTAAACATAACCATCGTAACCTTCTTATgagaataaataataattaattcataatagttaataaacatattatttttttgacaaaataatgataattttattaaaaaaattgctaTATTCATTAGTTCCAGTTAGACAAAGAGATATTTggtttatgtaaaaataaaataaaacaggtGTGTGgtttatgtaaaattattaattattgtaaaatatcaaatattagtTAAtactatttgaaaaatatatttattatgaattaaatatttgatttgtcaCCTCTAAGTTCGTGTCTTTTGAATTTTCATtccttttagttttttttttttttttttaatttgaatcctataacttcaatttaattttaaaattatcttgCTAGTAGTTGCtattaaaaaaacttatgtgGCAAACAAAACAGTGACGTGGCGGTTTGATTAATGGTTATTATTAATTACATGaaataattatagaaaaaagaaattaaataattaaattgatctaaaaaaatagaattaagttgAAAGTGTTATATTTAATCACCGAAACTAGGTTTGAGGATTAGAGTTCTCACTTATTGCTCTTCTTTCTCTATTTCTCCTTGttttatgaataaaaacaaaaattaaacttagTAAATGTAAGTTATAAGTACAaagaataaacataaaaatcacaaattaagaaaaattactCACATCCAAGTGAGAACATCTCCAAAATCATCGTTTAGGGCTTTCATCAGTGTTAGAGATGAATATTTGTATTGCTTTCCTGTACCCACATTTAGACAATTGAAAACGAGTTGAGTTCGTTGCAGACGAAGATGATTAATGGTTGAACAAAGAAGAAGCATATGAAGATTTGAGAATAGCTACGATTTTAAGTTGCacgaaagagaagaagaaagggaTTTCTGATTTTAAGTTTTAcaaatttgagaattttttatttaatactcATAAATATACCTAGTtgtcaaatatttgatatatcaCCAATTATTGTCATGTCCCTGTCACACCACTCCTTAAATTGTCACATAAGTTTTTCTTTAACAACAACTAACAATATGgatgattttaaaactaaattgatCTTATAAGGTTTAATTTGaatcaaaaaaattacaagGACAGAAATCAGAAAGACACAAATTTACGGTGAAGCCTTTATCTATGTATGCATCACATAAATAATATGTATTATTATCACATTATGTAAACAGGTACTTTGTTTGATATTTCCTCTGActcataatataaataaaaatgaatcaaataaaaatgaatcaaATAAAACGAATATATGTAATCTAAATTTTGAACCACGTATGTtcatttttttaaccaatttttacTTATACTATGAAATATGAAACATAGGTAGTACTATTggttatctttttattattgtCTTAGGGAACAATTACTTTTGTGTACTacccaaaaattattttaatgagtaaatatttttaaatacttaaaaacgatatttttttaccaaataaaGGGAAGGTGAAATGTTAATTTATATCAAGTGACAATATTGATGAAAGGCTAAGAAAATCATCCATTAATATTAACGTAGCAACATAACAGATTTGTTGAGGGACAAGATAATGTTGATGgatgaaaaattgattttaaaattaagaaataacATCCATTGATCTGAACCATTAACATTAACATAACATACTGGGGAATAAACCGTGAATTGGAAAAAAGAAGTGGgaaacaaagaataaaaatgaaatggGCCAACAAAGCATTCTAGGATACTGGTAGAAGGATGAGAAAGAAAATAACTAACTCAATGCTGTTATGCTTAAGGaaaattcataaatttcatGAGGATAAAAATGAACTGCCACAATAGGCTCAAAAGGAGGAGGATATTGAAAAAATGATCCAAGAAATCCTAAGTGAAGGAATCATCCATCCAAGCAACAGTCCTATTGTGCTAGTCAACAAAAAGGATTGGACTTGGAGGTTTTGTACTGAGTACAGAGCCCTAAATATGTGAAAGATTCATTTCCCATGCCAGCCGTAGATGAGCTCTTGGATTAATAGTTTGGagctaaatttttttcaaaattgaatttGAGATCGAGGTATCATCAAATATTGGTTGAGCTACAAGATAGATACAAGCTAGCATTTAGAACACATCAAGGCCATTATGAGTGGCTTGTAATGCCATTCGGGTTGACAAATGCACCAGCCTCATTTCAATGTCTCATGAACTAGATTTTTTAACCCTTGCTAAGAAAGTATGTCTTAGTATTTTTTTCATGACATTTTGGTATACAGCCCTTCATTTGCCACTCATTTAGAACATTTGGAGACAGTTTTACAAATTACTCCTGCAAAATACTTTATTCGTTAAACTATCCAAATGTTCCTTTGGCATGTAAGAAGTGGATTATTCGGGCTATGTTATTTCAGGATCAGGAGTTGCAATGGACAAATAGAAAGTCCATACTATTATGCAATGGCCAATTCCTACAAATGTTAAGGAACTCAAAGGATTCTTGCGACTGACAGAGTACTATAGAAGGTTTATTAAAGGATATGCTTCTATTGCTAATCCACTAACAATCTGTTGAAGAAGGAAGGGTTCAAATGGGATCTTGAAGCTCAAGTGGCTTCTGATAAACCCAAAACTGCCATTACTACAGCCCCGGTGTTGGGATTGCCCCATTTTCCCAGCCATTCACATTAGAGACTGATGCATCAGGAACCAGAGTGGGTGCAGTACTAAGTCAAGCTGGACAAAGGCTTACACAAGAGAACTATTTGCTATTACAGATTGCATAAGTTCATTGGATATGAATTTAAAAGTAAGTATAAGCCAAGGAAAGAAAATGTGGTTGTTGATGCTCTATCAAGAGTGGTACGAATGGCTTTGTCAGAACCAAAGAATTTATTGTTGCAGGAGTTAAGGGCTATAGCTAAAGACACTACCCTCTAACATGTGCTAGCCAATAGTATGGGTCAAGAAAGCAAATACTTGGTGAAAGAAGGGTTGATATATTGGAACCACATATCGGTAGTTCCAAAATAATCcataactcaaaaatttgaaagaGTTTCATGGTTCTCCAATTGGAGGACATGATGGTATTGATCAAACACTAGCAAGGGTGACGACACAATTTTATTGGGCCAACATGAAAGAAGATATAAAAACTTTTGTGCAAAATTGAGTAATCTGTCAACAAGCAAAGCATGAAACAAAGGCACCTTCGGGGCTGCTTCAGCCATTGCCAATTCCGGAACAAGTTTGAGAAGATGTGGCAATGGATTTTATCACATGACTTCCTTTATCCTTTGGATATACTGTGATAATGGTGGTCATTGACAGGTTGACTCAGTACAACCACTTTATTCCCTTGAAAACGGACTATACAAGCAAAACAGTTGCTGAAGCATTTATGATAAACATTGTGAAGTTGCACGAGCTTCCAAAGTCAATTGTGTCTGACAGGGATTAAGTTATCATCAGTAAATTTTGGAGATTTGTTTCAACTACAAGGCACTACATTAGCTATGTCTTCTGCATACCATCCacaccatccacaaacggatgAACAGTCTGAGGCACTTATTAAATGCTTAGATATGTATTTAAGGTGCTTGACATTTCAAAATCCAAGGGCTTGGTTCAAAGCCTTAGACTGGGCAGAATATTGGTACAACAGTGCTTTCCATACAAGCTTAGGCGTGACACCTTTTAAGGCATTAAATGCAAGAGGTCCCCCTACCATAACAAGATGTAATCCATGCCCACACGTAAATGCAACAGACAGCAATAGATCCAGGACAGAGAAGCTTTACTGAACCTTATCAAACAGAATT contains:
- the LOC101501238 gene encoding C2 domain-containing protein At1g63220-like (The RefSeq protein has 1 substitution compared to this genomic sequence), coding for MPRGTLEVVLISAKGLEDNDFLSSIDPYVILSYRAQEHKSTVQEGAGSNPQWNETFLFTVSDSASELNLRIMEKDNFNNDDNLGEAIIPLEAVFEEGSLAENAYKLVKEQEYCGEIKVALTFTPERNDEEETCGGWKESTRDF